One Candidatus Dependentiae bacterium genomic window carries:
- the dnaA gene encoding chromosomal replication initiator protein DnaA gives MIIATVWEEFLKIVKEEVGSRVVETWFKSVVFSQWDSSTKTVYLQVPNSFIKDWIESNYTQLLKVHLGRLLHETTLTILFTQLTTTTQLTAPSDNKPLSTVVESGNYTKRAHTLPVKKDEIVSQQLTVNKVAINKNYQFDTFVVGPNNSLAYAAAKAVADKPGILYNPLFIYGNSGLGKTHLLHAVGNAIVAANPKCRILYQSADRFVSEFINAIRFDKVPQFETRYKDVDVLLIDDIQFISNKEQTQEAFFHIFNTLYEARKQIVFSSDSLPGDIEGLAGRLRTRLDGGLITDVHVPTLETKIAIVKKKAEAHGTILADDVAHFIAARVLSSVRELEGLLIRVFAFADLTNQPVTLELAEKVLTRSSKEKAKQPVIDLQHIAAKVARHYNYSLGELRSNKRHKDLALARHIAMYLMKKLTDKSLADIALFWKRKDHSTVIHAFDKIEQYKRIDKKLNSAIENLEQAIANY, from the coding sequence TTGATAATAGCAACCGTTTGGGAAGAGTTTTTAAAAATTGTTAAAGAAGAGGTAGGTAGCCGTGTGGTAGAGACCTGGTTTAAATCAGTTGTCTTTAGCCAATGGGATAGCTCTACTAAAACAGTTTATTTACAAGTACCTAATAGTTTTATAAAAGACTGGATAGAAAGTAATTACACTCAATTACTTAAAGTACACCTCGGGCGCTTACTGCATGAAACTACTTTAACTATATTGTTTACTCAGTTAACTACCACAACTCAATTAACTGCACCTAGTGACAATAAGCCTTTAAGCACTGTTGTTGAATCTGGGAACTATACTAAAAGAGCTCATACGTTACCTGTTAAGAAAGACGAAATTGTTTCTCAGCAGCTGACGGTTAACAAAGTTGCTATTAATAAAAATTACCAGTTCGATACCTTTGTGGTAGGACCTAATAACTCGCTTGCTTATGCGGCTGCAAAAGCAGTAGCTGATAAACCAGGAATACTCTATAACCCTTTGTTTATTTATGGCAATTCAGGCTTAGGCAAAACGCATCTTTTACATGCAGTAGGTAATGCTATAGTGGCTGCTAACCCCAAATGCCGTATATTATATCAATCAGCCGATCGCTTTGTGAGCGAATTTATTAATGCTATACGTTTTGACAAAGTACCCCAGTTTGAAACTCGTTATAAAGATGTTGATGTACTTTTAATTGATGATATTCAATTTATATCCAATAAAGAGCAAACTCAAGAAGCTTTTTTCCATATTTTTAACACACTTTATGAAGCACGTAAGCAAATAGTGTTTTCAAGTGATTCTTTACCCGGAGATATAGAAGGTCTTGCAGGCCGGTTGCGTACCCGCTTAGATGGTGGTCTTATAACCGACGTACATGTACCTACGTTGGAAACTAAGATTGCAATAGTCAAAAAGAAAGCAGAGGCTCATGGCACGATTCTAGCTGATGATGTCGCACATTTTATAGCAGCACGTGTTCTTTCAAGTGTACGTGAGCTTGAAGGCCTTCTTATACGTGTATTTGCTTTTGCTGATTTAACCAATCAGCCCGTTACCCTTGAATTAGCAGAAAAGGTATTAACCAGAAGCAGTAAAGAGAAAGCAAAACAACCGGTTATTGATTTGCAGCATATTGCAGCAAAAGTTGCTCGGCACTATAATTATTCTTTAGGTGAGTTGCGCTCAAATAAACGGCATAAAGATCTGGCCTTAGCACGACATATTGCTATGTATCTTATGAAAAAGCTCACCGATAAGTCGCTTGCCGATATTGCTCTTTTTTGGAAGCGCAAAGATCATTCTACTGTTATACATGCATTTGATAAAATTGAGCAGTATAAACGTATAGACAAGAAATTAAATAGTGCTATTGAAAATCTTGAGCAGGCTATTGCTAACTATTAA
- a CDS encoding phosphoglycerate kinase, whose product MNSTLPTSTFTSWPLKNQTVFLRADLNVPLINGTIASDFRLQALLPTLNILVTKGSKIILATHIGRPQAKDLALSTRILIPWFQEHGYSVTFASTLEQANILIKQVPSGTLVLLENLRFWPEEQSPSFEFASVLKHLADYYINDAFGVAHRTDTSVTVLAELYAPDHKSIGLLMQKELEALSYLKEQPSQPFLFLVGGGKIKDKLPLMQALLPKIATVALCPALVFTFLKALGKPVGRSLVDDTLIDQARQILQQAHKNNVSVLFPEDYLVTRQQKLEPPYEVISAENFDSTMTGISIGPKTVELYKQAITKAHTIFLTGACCITEQPISCTFFNDLLQAIAQASAYSVIGGGDSVSAVYKQGLEHTINFCSTGGGATLTYLSSQQLPALKSMLE is encoded by the coding sequence ATGAACAGTACATTACCCACAAGTACTTTTACCTCCTGGCCACTTAAAAACCAAACTGTTTTTCTGCGTGCTGACTTAAACGTACCATTGATTAACGGCACTATTGCAAGTGATTTTAGATTACAGGCCCTACTACCTACGCTTAACATACTAGTTACTAAAGGCAGCAAAATTATCCTAGCTACCCATATAGGAAGGCCTCAAGCAAAAGATCTAGCACTATCAACGCGTATACTTATACCCTGGTTCCAAGAGCATGGTTATTCTGTGACATTTGCTTCTACACTAGAACAAGCTAATATACTTATAAAGCAAGTACCATCAGGCACTCTAGTGCTCCTAGAAAATCTACGTTTTTGGCCCGAAGAACAATCACCCAGCTTTGAATTTGCTTCTGTACTTAAGCACCTAGCTGATTATTATATTAATGATGCTTTTGGCGTAGCACATCGCACTGATACTTCCGTAACAGTATTGGCTGAGCTGTATGCACCTGATCACAAATCCATTGGATTGCTTATGCAAAAAGAGCTTGAAGCACTAAGCTATTTAAAAGAGCAGCCTAGTCAACCATTTTTGTTTTTAGTAGGCGGCGGCAAAATCAAAGATAAATTGCCCCTAATGCAAGCTCTTTTACCTAAAATAGCAACAGTTGCTTTATGCCCAGCATTGGTATTTACTTTTTTAAAGGCATTAGGTAAACCTGTAGGAAGATCATTGGTAGATGATACACTTATTGACCAAGCACGACAAATACTTCAGCAAGCACACAAGAACAACGTGTCAGTATTGTTTCCTGAAGATTACCTTGTTACACGCCAACAAAAGCTAGAGCCACCTTATGAAGTTATTTCGGCTGAAAATTTTGACAGTACTATGACGGGCATATCGATTGGTCCTAAAACAGTTGAGCTCTATAAGCAAGCTATTACTAAAGCTCATACTATTTTTCTCACTGGTGCGTGTTGTATAACAGAGCAACCGATCAGTTGTACGTTTTTTAATGATCTATTACAAGCTATTGCTCAAGCCTCTGCTTATAGTGTTATAGGAGGCGGTGACTCAGTAAGTGCTGTTTATAAACAAGGACTTGAGCATACAATAAACTTTTGCTCTACAGGTGGCGGTGCAACGTTAACCTATTTAAGTAGCCAACAGCTTCCAGCACTTAAGAGCATGCTTGAATAA